A single Anopheles funestus chromosome 2RL, idAnoFuneDA-416_04, whole genome shotgun sequence DNA region contains:
- the LOC125762399 gene encoding uncharacterized protein LOC125762399 isoform X2 → MSGKHSTHKDAIGPFQSVPGKGYLKTTHPFLRLFQWGWSLKEDNNGFYFLQIKGINKSNTIASFTMRKIMWTGYSTNERYQQILILFCGIVNGCNLR, encoded by the exons ATGTCCGGTAAACATTCCACACACAAGGACGCTATCGGCCCATTCCAATCTGTTCCAGGGAAAG GTTATTTAAAGACTACTCATCCTTTTCTGCGGCTTTTTCAGTGGGGATGGTCTCTAAAGGAAGACAACAacgggttttattttcttcaaatcaAAG GTATCAACAAATCCAACACAATCGCGTCATTTACAATGCGTAAAATTATGTGGACTGGGTATTCTACAAATGAAAG GTATCAACAAATCCTTATCCTTTTCTGTGGCATTGTAAATGGATGCAATCTCAGATAG
- the LOC125762395 gene encoding putative ribosome-binding factor A, mitochondrial: MMIKIVSSRLFSVSSTLCASSTKAAKVLNKLMNGSKSKKKRYYDETNDRGPKLMPAKSLASSNRQGKESNRRIAVLNKLFMKNITDLMATGSFASDLYGYGIQISRVRVAPDFREASIYWFSTNLNKDVKIDGILKPLSSRLRHELSQLRLMGEVPQLTFVQDKRHYVEGLLNSLLKQADYGEDGTEEYDQEHLQGCEEQRLCEPEMKHDILGLDHAQIMNRIRQSVDKTNKAWKIHQETQKKRDEAAVLQKIHKKQ, translated from the exons ATGATG aTCAAAATCGTCTCATCTCGCCTGTTTTCTGTGAGCAGCACTCTCTGTGCATCCTCGACGAAAGCAGCTAAAGTTCTCAACAAGCTGATGAATGGCAGCAAATCAAAGAAGAAACGATACTACGACGAAACAAACGATCGTGGTCCGAAGCTAATGCCTGCCAAATCGCTTGCCAGCAGCAATCGCCAGGGCAAGGAATCAAATCGCCGCATAGCGGTGTTGAACAAGCTGTTTATGAAAAACATCACCGATCTCATGGCAACCGGATCGTTTGCCAGCGATCTCTACGGTTACGGCATACAGATCTCGCGCGTACGTGTTGCTCCCGATTTTCGCGAAGCAAGCATCTACTGGTTTTCAACCAATCTTAACAAGGACGTAAAAATCGACGGTATTCTAAAGCCGCTTTCTTCTCGATTGCGCCACGAACTTTCGCAGCTACGACTGATGGGCGAAGTGCCGCAGCTGACGTTCGTTCAGGATAAGCGACATTATGTGGAGGGTTTGTTGAACAGTTTGCTGAAGCAAGCGGATTACGGCGAGGACGGAACGGAAGAGTATGATCAGGAACACTTGCAAGGATGTGAAGAGCAGCGTTTGTGTGAGCCCGAGATGAAACACGATATACTGGGACTCGATCATGCACAAATCATGAATCGGATCCGGCAGTCCGTCGATAAAACCAACAAAGCGTGGAAAATACACCAAGAGACGCAAAAGAAGCGAGATGAAGCTGCTGTACTTCAAAAGATACACAAAAAACAGTAA